The following are encoded together in the Acidobacteriota bacterium genome:
- a CDS encoding nucleotide exchange factor GrpE: MSEEPVKVVDRRWWAREASEETSAEESVAFDKPTYVQELEQQLAEKNEQLQEYITAVHEAQREFDAMRARVRKEASRDAELSRRAVFADLLDVVDNLDRALAAARAAGSADPLVQGVDMVRQQFLHKLAGYGISRIEPLGEPFDPERHEAVTTVPVTPDFADGIVAGVAAPGYLIGEDVLRPAAVAVASTTL; this comes from the coding sequence ATGTCAGAAGAACCCGTGAAGGTGGTCGACAGGCGGTGGTGGGCACGCGAGGCGTCAGAGGAGACGTCCGCCGAGGAGAGCGTCGCGTTCGACAAGCCGACGTACGTGCAGGAGCTCGAGCAGCAGCTCGCGGAGAAGAACGAGCAGCTGCAGGAGTACATCACGGCCGTGCATGAGGCGCAGCGCGAGTTCGACGCGATGCGCGCGCGCGTGCGCAAGGAGGCGTCGCGCGACGCGGAGCTCTCGCGGCGGGCCGTGTTCGCCGATCTGCTCGACGTGGTCGACAACCTCGATCGCGCGCTGGCCGCTGCGCGCGCGGCAGGCAGCGCCGACCCCCTCGTGCAGGGCGTGGACATGGTCCGCCAGCAGTTCCTGCACAAGCTCGCCGGCTATGGCATCAGCCGCATCGAGCCCCTTGGCGAACCGTTCGATCCCGAGCGCCACGAAGCCGTCACCACGGTGCCCGTCACCCCCGACTTCGCCGACGGCATCGTTGCCGGCGTTGCCGCCCCGGGTTACCTGATCGGCGAAGACGTCCTCCGCCCCGCCGCCGTCGCCGTCGCCTCCACCACGCTGTAG
- a CDS encoding ABC transporter permease — MTQRRRKEAELRAELDFHLEQEREEAMARGMAEDEARVAARRHLGNRGRVEEDARDAWGWLWIERIGQDVRYASRLLRRRPVLSATAVLTLMLGIGGTTAVFSVMNALLMRDPPVERPGELVRLVERRPDGTTAEAFTLITHETLQRASRELSGVIASAQLYGRPDEIEVDGERRGVIVQLVSDNYFDVLGVHASMGRVFRQPDPGAPGEPIAVISEEYWRRQYNADASVLGTRFRRATREFTIVGIAPRGFRGTEIDVPVDIWVSIEQVVPPNDDARVRGRWMRVMGRLQPGVTLARAEAESAAILGRPVQFEPGATGYSTLRVRLYRPLLLVALVAALVLLIACANLANLMLAATDSRAREIAVRAAIGASRSRIVRQLVTESVLLTALGAVLGLGVAYWVSGALLAFLPPEQIIALPNLRFELDAHVLGFVVVSAIGTCALFGVVPALRSTGSIGTSALKARAGAGRPNRSVLSRGLLVGQVAMCTALLIVASVFVRTVENLRGQDAGYREDRLLVADIAFPRDYAEDRRDQLIEELRTRVAALPGVETAAFSHVGQLSGGTVAFRVGFPGRARPEDDQTTIIEQRISPGFLGAMGTPLVAGREFESSDDERAPLVAIVNESFARRFLPGTDPLGARFFRETRSRAAELMEVVGVVKDSKWVNLRDDSPPMYYRPYRQVGGTPVVRLAVRTSGDPDPVMRDLVGVARSVDRYMALANVVPFREIVNRTLVVERLVAQVSTSFGVLALLIAAIGLYGVLAYGVARRRREIGLRIAVGAEPGTIERMFLGESLKLVVLGVAIGIPAAIVVTRVVSSMLFGLSPHDPASIGVALAALLLVAATATYVPARGAARTDPLLALREE, encoded by the coding sequence ATGACTCAACGGCGGCGCAAGGAGGCCGAACTGCGCGCCGAACTCGATTTCCATCTGGAGCAGGAGCGCGAGGAGGCCATGGCCCGCGGCATGGCCGAAGACGAGGCCAGGGTCGCTGCCCGTCGACATCTCGGCAATCGTGGACGCGTCGAGGAGGACGCGCGCGACGCCTGGGGATGGCTCTGGATCGAGCGCATCGGCCAGGACGTTCGATACGCCAGCCGGCTGCTGCGTCGAAGACCCGTGTTGTCTGCCACGGCCGTCCTGACGTTGATGCTGGGCATCGGCGGGACGACGGCCGTGTTCAGCGTGATGAACGCGCTGCTCATGCGCGACCCCCCCGTCGAACGCCCGGGGGAACTGGTTCGCCTTGTCGAGCGTCGCCCTGACGGCACCACGGCGGAGGCCTTCACGCTGATCACGCACGAGACGTTGCAGCGCGCGAGCAGGGAGCTGTCCGGCGTCATCGCCAGCGCACAGCTGTACGGCCGGCCCGACGAGATCGAGGTGGACGGTGAGAGGCGCGGTGTCATCGTCCAGCTCGTGTCCGACAACTACTTCGACGTGCTCGGTGTCCACGCGTCCATGGGACGCGTGTTCCGTCAGCCGGATCCCGGTGCACCCGGAGAACCGATTGCCGTGATCAGTGAGGAGTACTGGCGACGTCAGTACAACGCCGACGCGTCCGTTCTCGGTACACGATTTCGCCGTGCAACCCGCGAGTTCACGATCGTGGGCATCGCGCCACGGGGCTTTCGAGGCACGGAGATCGATGTCCCCGTCGATATCTGGGTGTCGATCGAACAGGTTGTTCCGCCAAACGACGATGCGCGCGTGCGAGGTCGATGGATGCGCGTGATGGGGCGCCTGCAGCCCGGTGTGACGCTCGCTCGAGCGGAAGCGGAAAGCGCAGCCATTCTGGGTCGGCCTGTCCAGTTCGAGCCTGGTGCTACCGGCTATTCGACGCTGCGCGTTCGCCTCTATCGCCCGTTGCTGCTGGTCGCCCTGGTTGCCGCGCTCGTGCTGCTGATTGCGTGCGCAAACCTTGCGAATCTGATGCTGGCGGCGACGGACTCCCGGGCACGCGAGATCGCCGTGCGCGCGGCCATCGGCGCGTCGAGGAGTCGTATCGTCCGCCAACTCGTCACCGAGAGCGTGCTCCTGACAGCGCTGGGGGCGGTGCTCGGCCTCGGCGTCGCGTACTGGGTCAGCGGGGCGCTTCTCGCGTTCCTGCCTCCGGAACAGATCATCGCCCTGCCGAATCTTCGATTCGAACTGGATGCGCACGTGCTCGGCTTCGTCGTGGTGTCGGCGATCGGCACGTGTGCGCTGTTCGGCGTCGTGCCAGCCCTTCGCAGTACAGGGAGCATCGGCACGTCCGCGCTCAAGGCACGCGCGGGGGCGGGACGGCCGAATCGAAGCGTGCTGAGCCGCGGCCTGCTCGTTGGCCAGGTCGCCATGTGCACGGCGCTGCTCATCGTCGCGAGCGTCTTCGTCCGCACCGTGGAGAATCTGCGTGGCCAGGACGCCGGCTACCGCGAAGACCGTCTTCTCGTGGCCGACATCGCGTTCCCGAGAGACTATGCGGAGGATCGCCGGGACCAGTTGATCGAGGAACTTCGCACCCGGGTCGCCGCGCTGCCTGGCGTGGAGACAGCCGCGTTCAGTCACGTTGGCCAGCTATCCGGAGGGACTGTCGCGTTTCGCGTCGGTTTTCCAGGGCGTGCCAGACCGGAGGATGACCAGACCACCATCATCGAACAGCGCATCTCGCCCGGCTTCCTCGGCGCCATGGGAACGCCGCTGGTCGCGGGCCGGGAGTTCGAGTCGTCGGATGATGAACGCGCGCCACTGGTCGCCATCGTCAACGAGTCATTCGCGCGTCGGTTCCTGCCGGGAACGGATCCGCTCGGTGCGCGGTTCTTCAGGGAAACACGCTCGCGAGCCGCGGAACTGATGGAAGTCGTGGGCGTGGTGAAGGACTCGAAGTGGGTCAATCTGAGAGATGACTCGCCACCGATGTACTACCGCCCCTACCGTCAGGTGGGTGGCACTCCCGTGGTGCGGCTCGCCGTTCGGACATCCGGCGACCCGGATCCGGTGATGCGAGACCTGGTTGGCGTCGCTCGATCCGTGGACAGGTACATGGCGCTCGCCAATGTCGTGCCCTTCCGGGAGATCGTCAACCGTACGCTCGTCGTCGAGCGGCTCGTCGCACAGGTATCCACAAGTTTTGGCGTGCTCGCGCTGTTGATCGCGGCCATCGGACTCTATGGTGTGCTCGCGTACGGCGTTGCGCGCCGACGCCGCGAGATCGGATTGAGAATCGCCGTCGGTGCGGAACCAGGGACGATCGAGAGGATGTTTCTCGGGGAATCGCTGAAACTGGTCGTCCTCGGCGTGGCGATCGGCATTCCGGCGGCGATCGTCGTCACGCGTGTCGTCTCGTCGATGTTGTTCGGGCTGAGTCCGCACGACCCGGCCAGCATCGGCGTCGCGCTGGCGGCGCTGCTGCTCGTCGCCGCCACGGCCACCTATGTGCCGGCGCGAGGAGCGGCGCGTACCGACCCGCTCCTGGCGCTGCGTGAGGAGTAG
- a CDS encoding PadR family transcriptional regulator, with translation MKPKSRSRVDVLQGTLDLLILRTLLTGANHGHAIARHIQRSSEDLLQVETGSLYPALHRLEAKGWLQASWELSDKGKQAKYYRLTPRGRRELAAARTKWDTFSRAVGLVLNPAESESS, from the coding sequence ATGAAGCCGAAGAGTCGGTCGCGTGTCGACGTGCTCCAGGGGACGCTTGACCTGCTGATCCTCCGCACGTTGCTTACCGGCGCCAACCACGGCCACGCGATTGCCAGGCATATCCAGCGATCGTCCGAAGATCTGCTTCAGGTCGAAACCGGATCGCTGTACCCGGCATTGCATCGACTCGAGGCGAAGGGATGGCTCCAGGCCTCGTGGGAGCTCTCGGACAAGGGCAAGCAGGCGAAGTACTACCGACTGACGCCACGGGGCAGACGGGAACTGGCGGCGGCGAGAACCAAATGGGACACCTTCTCCCGCGCGGTCGGCCTGGTGCTGAACCCCGCCGAATCGGAGTCCTCGTGA
- a CDS encoding ABC transporter permease, which produces MKRDLVHAIHGLWRTPLSSGLAVLSLAFGIAVATSLFSVVNGVLLRPLPYADADRVVTVAVMRDEPTYALAGAEAVAVRAMSDVFEDAAILESWEISWRPLWAMSGTGTGERLHGALVDANFFDVLGVSPALGRTFVRGGDDGGVVISDALWRRQFGASRDVLGRTLRLDGVEREVIGVLPAAVHVTYPQPTDAYVQRTDSVIPMAVSYQVVARLSAGVTAAAATSAVQGLAVESAKGSQLGVIPVGDRLTAPIAAGIWMLTMAALVLLGAATANTSLLLITQAVRRTRSLGIRMALGATRWHIFRLLLVEHLLVGAAAVGVGASLAYTLDPLVRRMAPHTLPRLDESVLDVRALAFAALVALACVLVTSVVAHVVMQRSDWRITAGELGRTATTPARALAWRRVLLTAQSALLLVSLSVAGLLLHSFLNVWRLDFGFDTRGVTAVRLTAAASATPETLTQGTGARLDWKGPSARLARAAEALREQLEAVPGVTAVASASAIPFESSPGFTVVPHGDSPDEPRASQIPALVREVSDGYFALMNIPVLEGRAISKDDEAQGRRVTVLSRDLARRVFPDSPAVGRTLYWGEPYEVVGVAGDVRWEGPEDAGSPAFYVPTQPENLAARQIMVRSSLPVAHLMQLVRERMAAIDPLQPVDRVIALDDVVGRSLEQRRFHASATTTFGVLALLLAAIGISAGVAAAVTERTREFGIRSALGASRIHIRWQAMRHALRPVAAGLALGAVATVFVTRALRAFLFELSAFDPWSLTATVIVVTLVAVAAAWYPARHAVRISPVEALRAEDR; this is translated from the coding sequence ATGAAACGTGACCTCGTGCACGCCATCCATGGATTGTGGCGGACGCCGCTGTCGTCCGGGCTCGCCGTGTTGTCGCTGGCGTTCGGTATCGCTGTCGCCACCTCGTTGTTCTCCGTGGTGAATGGGGTGCTGCTCCGACCGCTGCCGTATGCCGACGCCGATCGCGTCGTGACCGTTGCCGTGATGCGTGACGAGCCCACGTACGCGCTGGCTGGCGCGGAGGCGGTTGCGGTGCGTGCCATGTCGGATGTGTTCGAGGACGCCGCCATCCTCGAGAGCTGGGAGATCAGTTGGCGACCGCTCTGGGCGATGAGCGGAACCGGCACGGGCGAACGCCTGCACGGCGCGCTGGTGGATGCCAACTTCTTCGACGTGCTCGGCGTCTCCCCCGCGCTCGGGCGAACGTTCGTGCGCGGCGGCGACGACGGGGGCGTCGTCATCAGTGATGCGCTGTGGCGACGGCAGTTCGGCGCGTCGCGCGACGTGCTGGGCCGGACGCTGCGACTGGACGGTGTGGAACGCGAGGTAATCGGCGTGCTGCCGGCGGCGGTGCACGTGACGTATCCACAGCCGACCGACGCATACGTGCAGCGCACGGACAGCGTGATCCCGATGGCCGTCTCTTACCAGGTGGTGGCCAGGCTGTCGGCGGGTGTCACCGCCGCCGCGGCGACAAGCGCCGTCCAGGGGCTCGCCGTCGAGAGCGCCAAGGGTTCGCAACTCGGCGTGATCCCCGTCGGCGATCGATTGACGGCGCCGATCGCTGCCGGTATCTGGATGCTGACGATGGCCGCGCTGGTCCTGCTCGGCGCTGCCACCGCCAACACGAGCCTCCTCCTGATCACGCAAGCCGTCCGGCGGACGAGAAGCCTGGGGATCCGCATGGCGCTCGGCGCGACGCGGTGGCACATCTTCCGACTCCTGCTCGTGGAGCATCTGCTGGTGGGCGCGGCGGCTGTCGGCGTCGGCGCGTCGCTGGCGTACACGCTCGATCCACTCGTCAGGCGGATGGCGCCCCACACGCTTCCCCGCCTCGACGAGAGCGTGCTCGACGTCCGTGCGCTCGCCTTTGCCGCGCTCGTGGCATTGGCATGCGTGCTTGTAACCAGCGTGGTGGCGCACGTGGTGATGCAACGCAGCGATTGGCGCATCACGGCAGGTGAACTGGGCCGCACGGCGACCACGCCCGCACGGGCGCTCGCGTGGCGGCGCGTCCTCCTGACGGCGCAATCGGCGCTGCTCCTTGTATCGCTCAGCGTCGCCGGCCTCCTGCTGCACAGTTTTCTCAACGTCTGGCGTCTCGACTTCGGCTTCGACACGCGCGGCGTCACCGCGGTGCGCCTGACCGCTGCGGCGTCGGCCACGCCCGAGACGCTCACGCAGGGCACCGGTGCCCGACTGGACTGGAAAGGCCCTTCCGCGCGTCTGGCCCGTGCAGCCGAGGCCCTGCGTGAACAGCTCGAAGCCGTGCCTGGCGTAACCGCCGTCGCGTCGGCATCGGCCATCCCATTCGAAAGCTCTCCTGGTTTTACGGTAGTGCCGCACGGCGACAGCCCCGATGAACCGCGAGCGTCGCAGATCCCCGCTCTCGTACGCGAGGTGAGCGACGGGTACTTCGCGCTCATGAACATCCCCGTGCTCGAGGGGCGAGCGATCTCGAAAGACGACGAGGCGCAGGGCAGGCGCGTGACGGTCCTGTCGCGCGATCTTGCAAGGCGCGTGTTCCCCGATTCGCCTGCCGTGGGTCGCACGCTGTACTGGGGCGAGCCGTACGAAGTCGTCGGGGTTGCGGGAGACGTGCGCTGGGAGGGTCCCGAGGACGCAGGCAGTCCGGCCTTCTACGTACCCACGCAGCCCGAGAATCTTGCCGCGAGGCAGATCATGGTCCGTTCGAGCCTTCCTGTCGCCCATCTGATGCAACTGGTCCGCGAGCGGATGGCCGCCATCGATCCTCTCCAGCCGGTGGACCGTGTGATCGCTCTCGATGACGTGGTGGGGCGGTCGCTCGAACAACGCCGGTTCCATGCCTCGGCGACAACGACGTTCGGTGTCCTTGCACTGCTGCTCGCGGCCATCGGGATCTCGGCCGGCGTTGCGGCGGCGGTCACCGAGCGGACACGTGAGTTCGGCATTCGCTCCGCGCTCGGCGCGTCGCGCATCCACATCAGGTGGCAGGCGATGCGACACGCGTTGCGACCCGTGGCTGCCGGTCTCGCGTTGGGTGCTGTCGCCACGGTTTTCGTGA